In the genome of Cyclopterus lumpus isolate fCycLum1 chromosome 19, fCycLum1.pri, whole genome shotgun sequence, one region contains:
- the znf646 gene encoding zinc finger protein 646 isoform X1, translated as MAVQDPGRTTGFPCKQCGLVCPNMPSLLDHMDAHLQEEEERKFKCDECGRGYRHAGSLANHKKTHEVGSFQCNICGKDNSNALALKSHLRSHTSQKKYSCDECGKAFRLATQLATHERVHLSRRVKEKSYRKVDMEYPTDEIESENETENEIESENENDLSEQSASAQISTGNSPADDKMEIVYNAQSETSDGAVNRPFRCDLCDKSYIHYRSLTNHKKTHQVGMFECTVCFKLFNNMAALYSHQRTHKTRSGTDPDSMGGSYTGTPLGQFSPQSQDARVNFCHLCQVLFPNDEEFQEHIQMHNSSSLSFGLHDTMSENHNISYDNSIASPESNLYASPINNVPSISSVDNLGGFDQPKERIRSNGHMYSDCPNNQTPPFNSTQGEPPIIDASILNPALMHTENSDDATEAEETEAVDSDGRRFRCRICSKSYRHSGSLINHKRSHQVGIYQCSICRKSYPHLAALKSHLRLHKAQSASFGLNGEGDWLSSEPLTLDNQQGCFSSQDDEEENGTPPVLGVNQENGVDHSNRDSYHEQFKQDFSQDIMHLPHNEHPMQRHMCADCGETFADIAGIKSHSCPMLQHQQNTTSSDYDSNVHFPESIGHCAIGNPGSNVEFHGLNGSHDQSYFDQNFHDNLSIDQLNGDGEGGNPDEDDDDDGDLCQCSICGNSYTSMRALRSHLRGHTQSHGTPASSGPSSMSSHEEMKEDDPGEMMICSTCGESFANRQDLIIHQCLHKNNQVDNVNHVNMNNSGVSVGKEEVQSIICGSCGIFCTSFHHLENHGCTDGMEDSTRGKEEIKENDVAQHEDMGHNKETLDAEDRQYKCDQCGRSYRHAGSLLNHKKSHKTGVFRCLICQKRFYNLLALKNHQRSHFDIKRHTCHECGKAFKIQKQLLNHLRRHKENQAKIQDLNNQIQALMQMNETKSDGGTQSPTSNASQAFSSSRRCKQLRGAKRGQIKCKTAVKSEDTGDQRPFACDQCGRTYRHAGSLVNHRNSHKTGEYYCSVCNNTYSNQLAMKNHLRTHFAYKKHSCQNCGKGFRGKKQLLGHSCADLRKEGTRGKRCLKSRAVKCKECKQAFLSVDQLTAHTCDGHSGSSDAQTNVSSNKEERPFTCNICNRSYRHAGSLLNHKNTHKTGHFNCSFCSKPFTNPMALRNHTRIHTQKKKYVCLTCGKAFRLASILHNHQRVHNRVASQFNCPACGKSFQGRSGLKRHRCRRGQENSPRAGVQQSERGDKCFMCDLCGRSYRHAGSLLNHKKTHSENLHHCTLCLQTFPDPLTLQIHSMMRRHCCPECGKTFCLVAHLQSHMEVHSKDQSVVCSPCQQSFPNTASYQQHQDMHHGAQDPYQQSVDEPVDNSICWDSGINPALGIDGMHKQVPPPLSHIPGSITNTLSNESAGTEEKSHVCEHCGRTYRHAGSLLNHKNSHKTGSFFCSVCQKEFTNLMALKNHRRIHTEPKRYQCLECGKAFRVSTQLICHRRIHTKEKPFACLLCDKSFSSKSNLRHHQKMHQNTQTYDSSFSMDADAFMDLDMGSFL; from the exons ATGGCAGTGCAAGATCCTGGCAGGACAACAGGTTTTCCTTGCAAACAATGTGGCTTGGTATGTCCCAATATGCCCAGTCTGCTCGACCATATGGATGCTCAccttcaagaagaagaagaacgcaaatttaaatgtgatgaatgTGGACGCGGTTATAGGCATGCTGGTAGCCTAGCTAACCACAAAAAGACCCACGAAGTGGGTTCTTTTCAATGTAACATCTGCGGTAAAGATAACTCTAATGCTTTGGCCCTGAAGAGTCATCTCCGAAGCCACACTTCACAGAAAAAGTACTCGTGTGATGAATGTGGGAAAGCTTTTCGTCTGGCAACACAGCTCGCCACACATGAGAGGGTTCATCTTTCCAGGCGAGTAAAAGAGAAGTCATATAGGAAGGTAGACATGGAATATCCCACAGATGAAATTGAATCTGaaaatgaaacagaaaatgaaattgaatctgaaaatgaaaatgatctcAGTGAGCAGTCAGCCAGTGCCCAGATATCAACAGGAAATAGCCCAGCTGATGACAAGATGGAGATTGTTTATAATGCGCAATCCGAGACCTCTGATGGTGCAGTAAATCGACCTTTCAGATGTGATTTGTGTGACAAGTCATACATACATTATCGAAGCCTGACCAATCATAAAAAGACTCACCAAGTGGGAATGTTTGAGTGCACAGTGTGTTTCAAGCTGTTTAATAACATGGCTGCTCTCTATAGCCACCAGAGAACTCACAAGACTAGAAGTGGGACAGATCCTGATTCAATGGGTGGGTCATACACTGGCACGCCACTGGGCCAGTTTTCACCTCAGAGCCAGGATGCTCGAGTGAATTTTTGCCATTTGTGTCAGGTACTATTCCccaatgatgaagagttccagGAACACATCCAAATGCATAACTCTTCATCTCTGTCATTTGGTCTTCATGATACCATGTCAGAGAACCACAATATATCATATGACAACAGTATTGCTTCGCCTGAGTCAAATTTATATGCATCTCCTATAAATAATGTTCCCTCAATATCATCAGTAGATAATCTTGGAGGCTTTGATCAGCCAAAGGAGCGGATTAGAAGTAACGGCCACATGTACTCTGACTGCCCCAATAATCAAACACCCCCTTTCAATAGCACTCAGGGAGAACCCCCAATCATAGATGCAAGCATTCTCAATCCTGCCCTGATGCACACAGAAAACAGTGACGATGCAACTGAAGCAGAAGAGACTGAAGCTGTAGATTCTGATGGGCGTCGTTTCAGGTGCCGAATCTGCAGTAAAAGCTACCGGCACTCTGGGAGCCTCATTAACCACAAAAGATCACATCAGGTCGGGATTTACCAATGTTCCATCTGCAGAAAGAGCTATCCTCATCTAGCTGCCCTAAAAAGTCATCTTCGTCTCCACAAAGCTCAGTCGGCATCTTTTGGTCTCAACGGTGAGGGTGACTGGCTCTCCTCAGAGCCTTTGACTCTGGATAACCAACAGGGCTGCTTCTCCTCTCaagacgacgaggaggagaatGGCACTCCTCCTGTGCTTGGTGTGAATCAGGAGAATGGAGTTGACCACAGCAATAGAGATTCATACCATGAGCAGTTTAAACAGGACTTTTCCCAGGATATCATGCATCTACCTCACAATGAACACCCAATGCAGAGGCACATGTGTGCAGATTGTGGTGAGACATTTGCAGATATTGCAGGGATTAAGTCTCACAGTTGCCCAATGCTACAGCATCAACAAAACACTACTAGCAGTGACTACGACAGTAATGTACATTTCCCGGAAAGTATTGGCCACTGTGCCATTGGAAATCCAGGGAGTAATGTTGAGTTCCACGGTCTGAATGGCAGCCATGATCAGAGTTACTTTGATCAGAACTTTCATGACAATTTGAGCATTGATCAGCTGAATGGTGACGGAGAAGGTGGTAATCCTGACgaagatgacgatgatgatggagatcTTTGTCAATGCTCTATTTGTGGAAACAGCTACACCAGCATGAGGGCTCTCAGGAGCCATCTCCGAGGGCACACGCAGTCCCATGGTACTCCTGCAAGCTCAGGGCCTTCCTCCATGTCCTCCCACGAAGAAATGAAAGAAGATGACCCAGGAGAGATGATGATCTGTAGCACATGTGGGGAAAGTTTTGCCAATAGGCAGGACTTGATCATTCATCAGTGTCTACACAAAAACAACCAGGTAGATAATGTAAATCATGTCAATATGAACAACAGTGGTGTATCTGTAGGAAAAGAGGAAGTGCAGAGTATAATTTGTGGCAGCTGTGGCATCTTCTGCACCAGCTTCCATCATCTTGAAAACCACGGTTGCACAGATGGGATGGAAGATTCGACACGCGGTAAGgaggaaattaaagaaaatgatgtTGCCCAGCATGAAGACATGGGTCACAACAAAGAAACTTTGGATGCCGAAGATCGTCAGTACAAGTGTGATCAGTGTGGGCGTTCATACAGACACGCCGGCTCTCTCCTGAACCACAAAAAGTCCCACAAAACGGGTGTATTCAGATGCCTCATCTGCCAGAAGCGCTTCTACAACCTGTTGGCCCTTAAAAACCACCAGAGGTCCCACTTTGACATTAAGAG GCATACTTGCCATGAGTGTGGGAAAGCCTTCAAAATTCAGAAGCAGCTATTGAATCACCTGAGAAGGCACAAAGAGAACCAAGCCAAAATCCAGGATCTCAACAACCAGATCCAGGCTCTCATGCAGATGAATGAAACCAAGTCGGATGGAGGAACGCAGTCCCCAACTTCAAATGCCAGTCaggctttttcctcctctcgaCGCTGCAAGCAACTGCGGGGAGCTAAGAGAGGACAAATAAAGTGTAAGACGGCAGTCAAATCGGAGGACACAGGGGACCAACGACCTTTTGCCTGTGACCAGTGTGGACGTACATATCGCCACGCAGGAAGTCTGGTCAACCACAGAAACTCTCATAAAACAGGTGAATATTACTGTTCCGTTTGTAACAACACTTACTCCAATCAACTAGCGATGAAGAACCACTTGCGCACCCACTTTGCATATAAAAAGCACTCTTGCCAAAACTGTGGAAAAGGCTTTAGGGGAAAGAAGCAGCTATTGGGCCACAGTTGTGCAGACCTCAGAAAGGAGgggacaagaggcaagaggtgTCTAAAATCTAGAGCCGTTAAATGTAAGGAATGTAAGCAGGCCTTTCTCTCTGTTGACCAACTGACAGCCCACACTTGTGATGGACATTCAGGCAGCAGTGATGCACAAACAAATGTGTCTTCAAATAAAGAGGAGCGACCTTTCACGTGCAACATATGTAATCGCAGCTACCGTCACGCAGGCTCACTCCTGAACCACAAAAACACCCACAAGACGGGACACTTCAACTGCTCCTTCTGCTCTAAGCCTTTCACTAACCCAATGGCTTTACGCAATCACACACGCATCCATACACAGAAGAAAAAGTATGTGTGTCTCACATGCGGAAAGGCCTTCCGCCTTGCCAGTATCCTGCACAACCACCAGAGAGTCCACAATCGTGTTGCGAGTCAATTCAACTGTCCTGCATGTGGAAAGAGCTTCCAAGGCAGGTCTGGCCTGAAGAGGCACCGCTGCCGCAGAGGCCAGGAAAACTCCCCGAGAGCCGGAGTCCAGCAGTCGGAGAGGGGAGACAAGTGCTTCAT GTGTGACCTGTGTGGGCGCTCCTACCGCCATGCTGGCTCTCTCCTCAACCATAAAAAGACACACTCCGAAAACCTCCACCACTGTACCTTGTGTCTCCAGACATTTCCTGATCCTCTCACTCTACAGATACACTCCATGATGAGGCGTCACTGCTGCCCCGAGTGCGGCAAGACCTTCTGTCTGGTCGCACACCTTCAGAGCCACATGGAGGTGCACTCAAAGGACCAGTCTGTGGTCTGCAGCCCTTGCCAGCAGAGCTTTCCCAACACAGCTAGCTACCAGCAGCACCAGGACATGCACCACGGGGCTCAGGACCCCTATCAACAAAGCGTGGATGAACCTGTAGATAACAGCATTTGCTGGGACTCAGGAATAAATCCGGCCTTGGGGATCGACGGGATGCACAAGCAGGTTCCACCGCCTTTGTCCCACATTCCAGGAAGCATCACCAATACACTGAGTAACGAGTCTGCTGGCACAGAGGAGAAGAGCCACGTCTGCGAGCATTGCGGCCGCACTTACCGCCACGCCGGCTCCCTCCTCAACCACAAGAACAGCCACAAGACGGGCTCCTTCTTCTGCTCCGTCTGCCAGAAAGAATTCACCAACCTGATGGCTCTCAAGAACCACCGGCGCATTCATACAGAGCCCAAACGCTACCAGTGTCTGGAGTGCGGGAAGGCGTTCCGCGTGTCCACACAGCTCATATGTCACCGGCGCATCCACACCAAAGAGAAGCCCTTCGCCTGCCTGCTGTGCGACAAGAGCTTTTCCAGCAAGTCCAACCTGCGACACCATCAGAAGATGCACCAGAACACCCAGACCTACGACTCCTCTTTCAGCATGGATGCGGACGCTTTTATGGACTTGGACATGGGGTCTTTTCTCTGA
- the znf646 gene encoding zinc finger protein 646 isoform X2 codes for MAVQDPGRTTGFPCKQCGLVCPNMPSLLDHMDAHLQEEEERKFKCDECGRGYRHAGSLANHKKTHEVGSFQCNICGKDNSNALALKSHLRSHTSQKKYSCDECGKAFRLATQLATHERVHLSRRVKEKSYRKVDMEYPTDEIESENETENEIESENENDLSEQSASAQISTGNSPADDKMEIVYNAQSETSDGAVNRPFRCDLCDKSYIHYRSLTNHKKTHQVGMFECTVCFKLFNNMAALYSHQRTHKTRSGTDPDSMGGSYTGTPLGQFSPQSQDARVNFCHLCQVLFPNDEEFQEHIQMHNSSSLSFGLHDTMSENHNISYDNSIASPESNLYASPINNVPSISSVDNLGGFDQPKERIRSNGHMYSDCPNNQTPPFNSTQGEPPIIDASILNPALMHTENSDDATEAEETEAVDSDGRRFRCRICSKSYRHSGSLINHKRSHQVGIYQCSICRKSYPHLAALKSHLRLHKAQSASFGLNGEGDWLSSEPLTLDNQQGCFSSQDDEEENGTPPVLGVNQENGVDHSNRDSYHEQFKQDFSQDIMHLPHNEHPMQRHMCADCGETFADIAGIKSHSCPMLQHQQNTTSSDYDSNVHFPESIGHCAIGNPGSNVEFHGLNGSHDQSYFDQNFHDNLSIDQLNGDGEGGNPDEDDDDDGDLCQCSICGNSYTSMRALRSHLRGHTQSHGTPASSGPSSMSSHEEMKEDDPGEMMICSTCGESFANRQDLIIHQCLHKNNQVDNVNHVNMNNSGVSVGKEEVQSIICGSCGIFCTSFHHLENHGCTDGMEDSTRGKEEIKENDVAQHEDMGHNKETLDAEDRQYKCDQCGRSYRHAGSLLNHKKSHKTGVFRCLICQKRFYNLLALKNHQRSHFDIKRHTCHECGKAFKIQKQLLNHLRRHKENQAKIQDLNNQIQALMQMNETKSDGGTQSPTSNASQAFSSSRRCKQLRGAKRGQIKCKTAVKSEDTGDQRPFACDQCGRTYRHAGSLVNHRNSHKTGEYYCSVCNNTYSNQLAMKNHLRTHFAYKKHSCQNCGKGFRGKKQLLGHSCADLRKEGTRGKRCLKSRAVKCKECKQAFLSVDQLTAHTCDGHSGSSDAQTNVSSNKEERPFTCNICNRSYRHAGSLLNHKNTHKTGHFNCSFCSKPFTNPMALRNHTRIHTQKKKYVCLTCGKAFRLASILHNHQRVHNRVASQFNCPACGKSFQGRSGLKRHRCRRGQENSPRAGVQQSERGDKCFIYTP; via the exons ATGGCAGTGCAAGATCCTGGCAGGACAACAGGTTTTCCTTGCAAACAATGTGGCTTGGTATGTCCCAATATGCCCAGTCTGCTCGACCATATGGATGCTCAccttcaagaagaagaagaacgcaaatttaaatgtgatgaatgTGGACGCGGTTATAGGCATGCTGGTAGCCTAGCTAACCACAAAAAGACCCACGAAGTGGGTTCTTTTCAATGTAACATCTGCGGTAAAGATAACTCTAATGCTTTGGCCCTGAAGAGTCATCTCCGAAGCCACACTTCACAGAAAAAGTACTCGTGTGATGAATGTGGGAAAGCTTTTCGTCTGGCAACACAGCTCGCCACACATGAGAGGGTTCATCTTTCCAGGCGAGTAAAAGAGAAGTCATATAGGAAGGTAGACATGGAATATCCCACAGATGAAATTGAATCTGaaaatgaaacagaaaatgaaattgaatctgaaaatgaaaatgatctcAGTGAGCAGTCAGCCAGTGCCCAGATATCAACAGGAAATAGCCCAGCTGATGACAAGATGGAGATTGTTTATAATGCGCAATCCGAGACCTCTGATGGTGCAGTAAATCGACCTTTCAGATGTGATTTGTGTGACAAGTCATACATACATTATCGAAGCCTGACCAATCATAAAAAGACTCACCAAGTGGGAATGTTTGAGTGCACAGTGTGTTTCAAGCTGTTTAATAACATGGCTGCTCTCTATAGCCACCAGAGAACTCACAAGACTAGAAGTGGGACAGATCCTGATTCAATGGGTGGGTCATACACTGGCACGCCACTGGGCCAGTTTTCACCTCAGAGCCAGGATGCTCGAGTGAATTTTTGCCATTTGTGTCAGGTACTATTCCccaatgatgaagagttccagGAACACATCCAAATGCATAACTCTTCATCTCTGTCATTTGGTCTTCATGATACCATGTCAGAGAACCACAATATATCATATGACAACAGTATTGCTTCGCCTGAGTCAAATTTATATGCATCTCCTATAAATAATGTTCCCTCAATATCATCAGTAGATAATCTTGGAGGCTTTGATCAGCCAAAGGAGCGGATTAGAAGTAACGGCCACATGTACTCTGACTGCCCCAATAATCAAACACCCCCTTTCAATAGCACTCAGGGAGAACCCCCAATCATAGATGCAAGCATTCTCAATCCTGCCCTGATGCACACAGAAAACAGTGACGATGCAACTGAAGCAGAAGAGACTGAAGCTGTAGATTCTGATGGGCGTCGTTTCAGGTGCCGAATCTGCAGTAAAAGCTACCGGCACTCTGGGAGCCTCATTAACCACAAAAGATCACATCAGGTCGGGATTTACCAATGTTCCATCTGCAGAAAGAGCTATCCTCATCTAGCTGCCCTAAAAAGTCATCTTCGTCTCCACAAAGCTCAGTCGGCATCTTTTGGTCTCAACGGTGAGGGTGACTGGCTCTCCTCAGAGCCTTTGACTCTGGATAACCAACAGGGCTGCTTCTCCTCTCaagacgacgaggaggagaatGGCACTCCTCCTGTGCTTGGTGTGAATCAGGAGAATGGAGTTGACCACAGCAATAGAGATTCATACCATGAGCAGTTTAAACAGGACTTTTCCCAGGATATCATGCATCTACCTCACAATGAACACCCAATGCAGAGGCACATGTGTGCAGATTGTGGTGAGACATTTGCAGATATTGCAGGGATTAAGTCTCACAGTTGCCCAATGCTACAGCATCAACAAAACACTACTAGCAGTGACTACGACAGTAATGTACATTTCCCGGAAAGTATTGGCCACTGTGCCATTGGAAATCCAGGGAGTAATGTTGAGTTCCACGGTCTGAATGGCAGCCATGATCAGAGTTACTTTGATCAGAACTTTCATGACAATTTGAGCATTGATCAGCTGAATGGTGACGGAGAAGGTGGTAATCCTGACgaagatgacgatgatgatggagatcTTTGTCAATGCTCTATTTGTGGAAACAGCTACACCAGCATGAGGGCTCTCAGGAGCCATCTCCGAGGGCACACGCAGTCCCATGGTACTCCTGCAAGCTCAGGGCCTTCCTCCATGTCCTCCCACGAAGAAATGAAAGAAGATGACCCAGGAGAGATGATGATCTGTAGCACATGTGGGGAAAGTTTTGCCAATAGGCAGGACTTGATCATTCATCAGTGTCTACACAAAAACAACCAGGTAGATAATGTAAATCATGTCAATATGAACAACAGTGGTGTATCTGTAGGAAAAGAGGAAGTGCAGAGTATAATTTGTGGCAGCTGTGGCATCTTCTGCACCAGCTTCCATCATCTTGAAAACCACGGTTGCACAGATGGGATGGAAGATTCGACACGCGGTAAGgaggaaattaaagaaaatgatgtTGCCCAGCATGAAGACATGGGTCACAACAAAGAAACTTTGGATGCCGAAGATCGTCAGTACAAGTGTGATCAGTGTGGGCGTTCATACAGACACGCCGGCTCTCTCCTGAACCACAAAAAGTCCCACAAAACGGGTGTATTCAGATGCCTCATCTGCCAGAAGCGCTTCTACAACCTGTTGGCCCTTAAAAACCACCAGAGGTCCCACTTTGACATTAAGAG GCATACTTGCCATGAGTGTGGGAAAGCCTTCAAAATTCAGAAGCAGCTATTGAATCACCTGAGAAGGCACAAAGAGAACCAAGCCAAAATCCAGGATCTCAACAACCAGATCCAGGCTCTCATGCAGATGAATGAAACCAAGTCGGATGGAGGAACGCAGTCCCCAACTTCAAATGCCAGTCaggctttttcctcctctcgaCGCTGCAAGCAACTGCGGGGAGCTAAGAGAGGACAAATAAAGTGTAAGACGGCAGTCAAATCGGAGGACACAGGGGACCAACGACCTTTTGCCTGTGACCAGTGTGGACGTACATATCGCCACGCAGGAAGTCTGGTCAACCACAGAAACTCTCATAAAACAGGTGAATATTACTGTTCCGTTTGTAACAACACTTACTCCAATCAACTAGCGATGAAGAACCACTTGCGCACCCACTTTGCATATAAAAAGCACTCTTGCCAAAACTGTGGAAAAGGCTTTAGGGGAAAGAAGCAGCTATTGGGCCACAGTTGTGCAGACCTCAGAAAGGAGgggacaagaggcaagaggtgTCTAAAATCTAGAGCCGTTAAATGTAAGGAATGTAAGCAGGCCTTTCTCTCTGTTGACCAACTGACAGCCCACACTTGTGATGGACATTCAGGCAGCAGTGATGCACAAACAAATGTGTCTTCAAATAAAGAGGAGCGACCTTTCACGTGCAACATATGTAATCGCAGCTACCGTCACGCAGGCTCACTCCTGAACCACAAAAACACCCACAAGACGGGACACTTCAACTGCTCCTTCTGCTCTAAGCCTTTCACTAACCCAATGGCTTTACGCAATCACACACGCATCCATACACAGAAGAAAAAGTATGTGTGTCTCACATGCGGAAAGGCCTTCCGCCTTGCCAGTATCCTGCACAACCACCAGAGAGTCCACAATCGTGTTGCGAGTCAATTCAACTGTCCTGCATGTGGAAAGAGCTTCCAAGGCAGGTCTGGCCTGAAGAGGCACCGCTGCCGCAGAGGCCAGGAAAACTCCCCGAGAGCCGGAGTCCAGCAGTCGGAGAGGGGAGACAAGTGCTTCAT ATACACTCCATGA
- the LOC117749002 gene encoding tumor necrosis factor receptor superfamily member 12A, giving the protein MASHALCALCGFIIAAVTNFHGVSAQKSQCGRLEFWNTDLDVCVPCASCKQYPKTPSCNTCKSVDETPDAWKLAAITSFSVLAVVLVGAALVIGVMVHRRKSHKRPLREPIEETAGPLYQA; this is encoded by the exons ATGGCTTCACACGCTCTCTGTGCGCTGTGCGGATTTATTATAGCCGCGGTGACCAATTTCCATGGTGTTAGCGCACAGAAAA GTCAGTGTGGACGTTTAGAGTTTTGGAACACGGATTTAGACGTTTGTGTGCCGTGTGCATCGTGCAAGCAGTACCCAAAGACCCCGTCATGCAACACATGT AAATCTGTGGATGAGACACCTGACGCGTGGAAACTGGCAGCCATCACCAGCTTCTCAGTGCTGGCTGTCGTGCTGGTTGGTGCTGCGCTGGTTATCGGGGTCATGGTGCATCGGCGCAAGTCCCACAAACGGCCTCTGCGTG AGCCCATTGAAGAAACAGCGGGGCCACTTTACCAGGCTTAA